A genomic segment from Hippoglossus stenolepis isolate QCI-W04-F060 chromosome 3, HSTE1.2, whole genome shotgun sequence encodes:
- the rps10 gene encoding 40S ribosomal protein S10: MLMPKKNRIAIYELLFKEGVMVAKKDVHLPNHPELTDKNVPNLHVMKAMQSLKSCGYVKEQFAWRHFYWYLTNEGIQYLRDFLHLPPEIVPATLRRQTRPEAARPRPKGMEGERPARLNRGEADRDTYRRSAAPPGSDKKAEAGAGAATEFQFRGGFGRGRGQQPQ; encoded by the exons ATGCTGATGCCCAAGAAGAATCGCATTGCTATCTATGAGCTTCTCTTCAAGGAGGGCGTCATGGTGGCCAAGAAAGACGTCCACCTGCCCAACCACCCCGAGCTCACGGACAAGAACGTGCCCAACCTTCATGTGATGAAAGCGATGCAG TCCTTGAAGTCCTGTGGGTACGTCAAGGAGCAGTTTGCCTGGCGTCACTTCTACTGGTACCTCACCAATGAGGGCATCCAGTACCTGAGAGACTTCCTTCACCTTCCCCCTGAGATCGTGCCCGCCACTCTGCGCCGCCAGACCCGCCCTGAGGCCGCAAGGCCCAGGCCCAAGG gaatggagggagagaggccaGCCCGCCTTAACCGTGGGGAGGCTGACAGAGACACATACAGGCGATCTGCAGCACCTC CTGGTTCTGACAAGAAAGCAGAGGCCGGTGCAGGAGCTGCAACAGAGTTCCAGTTT AGGGGTGGCTTTGGACGTGGCAGAGGACAGCAGCCTCAGTAA